Proteins found in one Oncorhynchus keta strain PuntledgeMale-10-30-2019 chromosome 2, Oket_V2, whole genome shotgun sequence genomic segment:
- the LOC118402496 gene encoding collagen alpha-1(X) chain-like yields MEVRVLSILILLVALTAVHGSGSYVVKKVMKVAPQYQPYSVKSHVVSVAGEPGAPGEPGSEGPPGPPGPPGESAVGQPGPEGPVGPPGPAGYSAPGKPGSSGGPGKPGVPGAAGKKGEVGTAGLQGPRGMPGPTGRSGPAGISSTGKPGPHGLPGAMGPRGETGLKGHPGMPGLPGAKGDRGVGIPGAQGETGAVGPMGPAGQPGAAGVGKPGKPGIPGEAGKSGSPGRDGGAGPMGLPGAKGHTGAPGVGMPGKPGDNGAPGMPGAAGPKGHQGATGATGAPGIPGYGKPGANGQKGERGVVGSTGTTGQKGEPGAQGYTGATGATGPMGLTGPQGARGFQGDTGEMGPKGDTGAMGPQGPKGYKGDQGAQGFQGKQGNTGATGPTGATGATGAPGNKGDTGHTGSTGASGVPGPAGPKGFPGRNGEAGEAGAAGASGPRGPVGPTGAAGTPGLKGHPGLPGAPGPAGLAAKGILGPLGPPGLPGADGQDGGQGPAGPPGPPGPPGEFFFEKSMGMGEVMVPTLVKAPMSAFSVSLARPYPPSGEPIKFDNEVYNAENHYDTTTGQFTCQVPGVYYFSYTIHVNGAHALVALYKNDKPVMFSYDEYNKGFLDQMSGSTVLMLDVNDTVYLQIPDDEANGVFAAENVHCSFSGFLIAST; encoded by the exons ATGGAAGTACGAGTATTGAGCATCCTCATCCTCCTGGTGGCCTTGACGGCTGTTCATGGTAGTGGTTCatatgtggtgaagaaggtgatGAAGGTCGCCCCTCAATACCAGCCCTACTCTGTGAAGAGTCACG TGGTGTCGGTGGCGGGAGAGCCCGGTGCGCCAGGTGAGCCCGGCTCAGAAGGCCCCCCTGGCCCACCTGGCCCTCCAGGGGAAAGTGCTGTGGGACAGCCGGGACCCGAGGGCCCTGTCGGACCGCCCGGACCTGCTGGCTACTCCGCACCTGGCAAACCTGGTTCCTCAGGTGGGCCTGGTAAGCCTGGTGTTCCTGGCGCAGCTGGCAAGAAAGGAGAGGTGGGCACAGCTGGACTTCAAGGGCCTAGGGGCATGCCTGGACCTACTGGACGTTCCGGACCAGCTGGGATCTCTTCCACTGGCAAGCCTGGACCTCATGGTCTGCCCGGAGCAATGGGGCCAAGAGGGGAAACAGGCCTTAAGGGACATCCAGGTATGCCTGGTTTACCAGGAGCTAAGGGTGATAGAGGAGTGGGTATCCCAGGGGCACAAGGTGAGACAGGGGCTGTGGGACCTATGGGACCAGCTGGACAGCCAGGAGCAGCCGGAGTTGGAAAGCCAGGCAAACCAGGAATCCCTGGTGAAGCAGGAAAGTCAGGTAGCCCAGGTAGGGATGGGGGCGCTGGTCCCATGGGTTTGCCAGGTGCTAAGGGCCACACAGGGGCTCCTGGTGTAGGTATGCCTGGAAAACCAGGTGATAATGGGGCTCCAGGTATGCCTGGTGCAGCTGGTCCTAAAGGTCATCAGGGAGCAACAGGAGCAACTGGTGCTCCCGGTATCCCTGGATATGGAAAGCCAGGAGCAAATGGACAGAAGGGTGAGAGGGGAGTTGTAGGAAGCACAGGCACAACAGGTCAGAAGGGTGAGCCAGGAGCACAGGGATATACCGGTGCTACTGGTGCTACTGGGCCCATGGGTCTCACTGGTCCTCAGGGTGCAAGAGGATTCCAGGGAGATACTGGGGAAATGGGTCCCAAAGGTGACACAGGTGCAATGGGACCCCAGGGACCAAAGGGATATAAGGGAGATCAGGGAGCACAAGGTTTCCAGGGAAAGCAAGGTAATACTGGAGCAACAGGCCCAACTGGTGCCACAGGAGCTACTGGAGCTCCAGGTAACAAAGGTGACACTGGTCACACAGGTTCAACTGGTGCTTCAGGTGTCCCAGGACCTGCCGGGCCCAAAGGTTTCCCAGGGCGCAATGGTGAGGCAGGTGAGGCTGGAGCTGCTGGAGCCTCAGGTCCCAGAGGACCTGTTGGGCCTACTGGTGCCGCAGGTACACCTGGCCTTAAAGGACACCCGGGTCTCCCTGGAGCACCTGGCCCAGCTGGACTGGCCGCTAAGGGAATCCTTGGCCCTCTTGGTCCCCCTGGTCTCCCTGGTGCTGATGGTCAGGATGGTGGCCAAGGCCCTGCTGGCCCTCCCGGCCCACCTGGTCCTCCCGGCGAGTTCTTTTTCGAAAAGAGCATGGGCATGGGTGAGGTCATGGTGCCTACTCTTGTTAAGGCCCCTATGTCtgctttctctgtttctctggctaGGCCTTATCCTCCATCTGGGGAACCTATTAAGTTTGACAATGAGGTGTACAATGCGGAGAATCACTATGACACTACCACTGGGCAGTTCACTTGCCAGGTTCCTGGAGTCTACTACTTCTCATACACCATTCACGTGAATGGGGCTCATGCTCTGGTGGCTCTGTACAAGAACGACAAGCCAGTCATGTTCAGCTATGATGAGTACAACAAGGGCTTCCTGGACCAGATGTCCGGTAGCACTGTCCTTATGCTCGATGTGAACGACACAGTCTACCTTCAGATTCCCGATGATGAGGCCAATGGCGTTTTTGCCGCTGAGAATGTCCACTGCTCTTTCTCTGGGTTCCTTATCGCTTCAACGTGA